In one Mucilaginibacter sp. PAMB04168 genomic region, the following are encoded:
- a CDS encoding hybrid sensor histidine kinase/response regulator: MNDINTSVLVIDDEELVRDNIEEILAPLKNTQHDDFMNEAASILFDAPRPLLAPRTSNIPVFTVDKAANGMEGLDKVKKALQNGTPYAVIFLDMRMPGWDGLETAIKIREHDSKAEIIFITAYSDRSIDEIVEKAGQNVGYHCKPYASEEIIQLATKAVTDYSRLRNLEKLIESISSIGLNKNQLNSLLKNILDQLANSVDTDMALLGKLHDDYAYEKVISIGAMEERVNLEELVNRVKDIKINEEEVLQIDELVLARMDDYSVFAVLKKQERLKTERMYLLKLFVQNAAQAIRNAELNEKLLQKEKLSAVGKAMGMVMHDLRSPVKNIKLIAQLMREENAHDEWIDMLEQSADQASEIFDDFLDFIRETSIKKQPVQIRQMIEAAIQQSAVHPYAAQVKLSQDLQESLAVLGDESKLKRSIGNLLNNAFEALKDHHVGNPAVHISAVKSQDMVVITIADNGVGIPDAISRTLFEPFVTRDKSNGTGLGLAIVKQFITAHNGNITVENNNGAQFIITIPLM; the protein is encoded by the coding sequence ATGAACGACATTAACACTTCTGTATTGGTGATTGATGATGAGGAGTTGGTAAGAGACAATATTGAAGAAATACTCGCTCCCCTTAAAAACACGCAGCATGATGATTTTATGAACGAGGCGGCCAGTATACTGTTTGATGCACCGCGGCCGCTGCTTGCCCCGCGTACCAGCAACATTCCTGTTTTTACGGTTGATAAAGCCGCAAACGGTATGGAGGGACTCGATAAAGTAAAAAAAGCGCTTCAAAACGGTACACCTTACGCTGTCATCTTTTTAGACATGCGCATGCCCGGTTGGGACGGATTGGAAACGGCCATTAAAATAAGAGAGCACGATAGTAAAGCCGAAATTATATTTATTACCGCCTACAGCGATCGTTCCATTGACGAAATTGTGGAAAAAGCAGGTCAGAACGTAGGTTATCATTGCAAGCCGTATGCGTCTGAAGAGATTATTCAGCTGGCAACCAAAGCCGTTACAGACTATAGCCGGCTTCGTAATCTGGAAAAACTAATTGAGTCGATATCCTCTATCGGATTAAATAAAAATCAGCTCAATTCGCTGCTCAAAAACATACTCGACCAACTGGCCAACTCAGTAGATACCGACATGGCCCTGTTGGGTAAGTTGCATGATGATTACGCGTACGAGAAGGTGATCTCCATTGGCGCTATGGAGGAGAGGGTAAATCTGGAAGAGCTGGTTAACCGAGTAAAAGACATAAAGATAAATGAAGAAGAAGTTTTACAGATAGATGAGCTGGTGCTTGCCCGTATGGATGATTACTCTGTATTTGCTGTACTTAAAAAGCAAGAGCGGTTAAAGACCGAGCGCATGTACCTGCTCAAGCTTTTTGTACAAAATGCGGCACAAGCTATACGCAATGCCGAGCTTAATGAGAAACTCCTGCAAAAGGAAAAGCTATCGGCCGTGGGTAAAGCTATGGGTATGGTGATGCATGACCTGCGCTCGCCCGTTAAAAACATAAAATTAATTGCACAGCTCATGCGCGAAGAAAATGCGCATGATGAGTGGATTGATATGCTGGAACAAAGCGCCGACCAAGCCTCCGAAATTTTTGACGACTTTTTAGATTTCATCAGGGAGACCTCCATAAAAAAACAACCCGTACAGATCAGGCAAATGATAGAAGCAGCGATTCAGCAATCGGCTGTGCATCCTTATGCTGCGCAGGTAAAGCTTAGTCAGGATCTGCAGGAGAGTTTGGCCGTGCTGGGCGACGAAAGTAAGCTGAAAAGAAGTATTGGCAATTTGCTTAATAATGCGTTCGAGGCTTTGAAAGACCATCACGTGGGCAATCCGGCTGTGCATATCAGTGCCGTTAAAAGCCAGGATATGGTTGTTATCACCATTGCAGATAATGGTGTGGGTATACCTGATGCCATTAGCCGTACGCTGTTTGAACCGTTTGTAACCCGCGATAAAAGTAACGGTACGGGCTTGGGGCTGGCTATCGTAAAGCAATTTATTACCGCACACAACGGCAACATTACAGTCGAAAACAATAATGGTGCTCAATTTATCATCACCATCCCGTTAATGTAA
- a CDS encoding SDR family oxidoreductase, with translation MNEENKMSRRKVIGGIGAGLATAAVAPVFAANGLTAQPLAEGLSDPTTKYPKPPFKSQSQPWPGLASQMDPKPDHGETSYKGSGRLAGRKALITGGDSGMGRAAAIAYAREGADVAINYLPAEEADAKEVVALIKAAGRKAVALPGDIREEAFCQKMVAEAVRQLGGLDILVSNAARQQTRPTIMDVTSADFDATMKTNIYAPFWIIKAALPHLKPGSAIIGTTSEQAYDPSAELYDYAQTKAATTNYVKSLAKQLAPKGIRVNGVAPGPIWTPLQVSGGATQEKLKSFGGQTPMGRPGQPVELASIYVQLAASDASYATGQVYGSSGGAGQP, from the coding sequence ATGAACGAAGAAAATAAAATGTCGCGCCGCAAAGTAATCGGCGGGATAGGAGCAGGCTTGGCCACGGCTGCCGTAGCTCCGGTTTTTGCAGCTAATGGCTTAACCGCCCAGCCGCTGGCCGAGGGGTTGTCAGATCCCACCACCAAATATCCAAAACCACCGTTTAAAAGTCAGTCGCAACCCTGGCCTGGCCTGGCCAGCCAAATGGATCCCAAACCCGATCATGGCGAAACCAGCTATAAAGGATCGGGGCGTTTGGCGGGGCGTAAAGCGCTGATTACCGGCGGCGACTCGGGCATGGGCAGGGCTGCTGCCATAGCCTACGCCCGCGAGGGAGCAGATGTGGCTATTAACTACCTGCCAGCCGAAGAGGCCGACGCTAAAGAAGTGGTTGCTTTAATTAAAGCTGCCGGGCGTAAAGCTGTAGCCCTACCTGGCGATATACGCGAAGAAGCTTTTTGCCAGAAAATGGTAGCCGAGGCTGTACGCCAATTAGGCGGGTTGGATATTTTGGTAAGCAATGCAGCACGCCAGCAAACGCGCCCAACCATTATGGATGTAACCAGTGCCGATTTTGACGCTACCATGAAAACCAATATTTATGCACCGTTTTGGATCATTAAAGCAGCTTTGCCACACCTGAAGCCGGGTTCTGCCATTATAGGTACTACCTCTGAGCAGGCGTATGATCCATCGGCCGAATTGTATGATTATGCACAAACCAAGGCAGCTACTACTAATTATGTAAAATCATTAGCTAAGCAATTGGCGCCAAAGGGTATAAGGGTTAATGGCGTAGCGCCGGGCCCTATCTGGACACCCTTACAGGTGAGCGGCGGTGCCACCCAGGAAAAATTGAAAAGTTTTGGCGGACAAACGCCAATGGGCCGCCCTGGTCAGCCTGTAGAACTGGCTTCTATTTATGTGCAGCTTGCTGCAAGTGATGCCAGCTATGCTACCGGTCAGGTTTATGGATCTTCCGGCGGTGCCGGTCAGCCATAG
- a CDS encoding BLUF domain-containing protein, with protein sequence MLHCLVYASKAARLMENDDLLHLLQESRNWNETHGLTGLLLYVEGHFLANNEGRFMQVLEGTPDEINLIFDKIKTDERHHQVTVLNQQPIAKRHFKTWSMGFNSLKLEEHLNTPGFFNPDDYFKDTPATPTFNVALNFMKTFYDMNRQYDFHGL encoded by the coding sequence ATGCTCCACTGTTTAGTTTATGCCAGTAAAGCCGCCAGGCTTATGGAAAACGATGACTTACTTCATCTGTTACAGGAATCCAGAAACTGGAATGAAACGCACGGTTTAACTGGCTTACTATTGTACGTAGAAGGCCACTTTTTAGCCAATAACGAAGGGCGCTTTATGCAGGTACTTGAAGGTACACCTGATGAAATAAATCTCATTTTTGATAAGATAAAAACAGATGAGCGTCACCATCAGGTAACTGTTCTTAACCAGCAACCTATTGCCAAAAGGCATTTCAAAACCTGGAGCATGGGTTTCAACTCTTTGAAGCTGGAAGAACATCTTAATACGCCCGGATTTTTCAATCCTGATGATTATTTTAAGGATACCCCGGCTACACCAACTTTCAATGTAGCATTAAATTTCATGAAGACATTTTATGATATGAATCGGCAGTATGATTTTCATGGTCTATAA
- a CDS encoding DUF475 domain-containing protein: MNFLHMLLGEDIKAGLLIILNLIVIESLLSVDNAAVLATMVLDLPKEQRNKALRYGIIGAYVFRGICLFLAAWLVKIWWLKPLGGLYLLYLAFDYFKGKAGGKEEDESVNKNESWIYKSTVGLIGNFWATVALVEVMDLAFSIDNVFAAVAFTDHVFLIYTGVFIGILAMRFVAQAFVKLMEKFTFLETIAFIVIGVLGIKLSSSLYTHFYPGSPISEAIEGERTDLFVSIFTVAIFVLPVLSSLLFNFPKRHTIEPEVAENAEKVLDKS; the protein is encoded by the coding sequence ATGAATTTTTTACACATGCTGTTAGGTGAAGACATTAAAGCGGGTTTGCTCATTATTTTAAACCTTATTGTAATAGAGAGTTTGCTTTCTGTTGATAATGCCGCTGTACTGGCCACCATGGTGCTCGATTTGCCCAAAGAGCAGCGTAACAAAGCGCTCCGTTACGGTATTATAGGTGCTTATGTGTTTCGTGGTATCTGTTTGTTCTTGGCTGCGTGGCTGGTTAAAATATGGTGGTTAAAACCATTGGGCGGCTTATATTTGTTATATCTGGCGTTTGATTACTTCAAAGGTAAAGCCGGCGGAAAAGAAGAAGACGAATCAGTTAATAAAAACGAAAGCTGGATATACAAATCAACCGTTGGTTTAATTGGTAACTTTTGGGCAACAGTAGCCCTGGTAGAGGTAATGGACCTGGCCTTTTCAATTGATAACGTATTTGCCGCTGTTGCTTTTACCGACCACGTTTTTCTTATTTACACCGGTGTATTTATTGGCATACTGGCTATGCGTTTTGTAGCGCAGGCATTTGTAAAATTGATGGAGAAGTTTACCTTCTTAGAAACCATCGCTTTCATTGTAATCGGTGTTTTAGGCATAAAGCTTAGTTCGTCCCTGTATACTCATTTTTACCCTGGCAGCCCAATATCAGAAGCCATAGAAGGCGAAAGAACCGACCTATTCGTATCTATATTTACAGTAGCCATTTTTGTACTGCCTGTTTTAAGCTCTCTGCTGTTTAACTTCCCTAAACGTCATACTATTGAGCCTGAAGTTGCTGAGAATGCAGAAAAGGTATTGGATAAGAGTTAA
- a CDS encoding toxic anion resistance protein codes for MEIDTTMPAIPDPGANGNKIDKDGNVDLTRITPDDAKKYEPVNKDLNPADVNSILNYGAEVQNSMEKYSNQFLTSVRTYNSGEVGLLINDLLTELNYIDVDELNQSALTRFISGIPFLKKMVFDAKKLFQKYDTVVNNIDKITNKIKAGRVNSIKDNASLQTMFDNNVTYIKQMEELIIAGQIKHQELSQKLGEMDANPSAYQDYEIADMRDYVNRLDKRLADMKVVRFIMLQSLAQIRVVQSNNTSIAEKAQSIVSTTIPVWKNQLTIAVALNRQKENVEMQKKISDTTNTILQKNAELLKQNSIDVARENEKTVVSIDTLKRTTQSLIETLNEVKQIHEQGAQNRKVLNTELQNLETELKKTVTNAG; via the coding sequence ATGGAAATAGATACTACTATGCCAGCAATCCCCGATCCCGGCGCTAATGGCAACAAAATAGATAAGGACGGCAATGTTGATCTTACACGCATTACGCCTGATGATGCAAAAAAATACGAGCCGGTTAATAAAGATTTAAATCCGGCTGATGTGAACTCCATTTTGAATTACGGCGCTGAGGTGCAAAATTCGATGGAAAAATACAGTAACCAGTTCTTAACATCAGTACGGACGTATAACTCGGGTGAGGTTGGTTTGTTAATTAACGACCTGCTTACCGAGCTTAACTACATTGATGTAGATGAACTGAATCAAAGCGCCCTTACACGTTTCATATCGGGCATACCGTTTTTGAAAAAAATGGTATTTGATGCCAAAAAGCTGTTTCAGAAGTACGATACTGTAGTTAATAATATTGATAAGATCACCAATAAGATTAAAGCAGGCAGAGTTAATTCTATAAAAGACAATGCTTCTTTACAAACCATGTTTGACAACAATGTTACCTACATTAAGCAAATGGAGGAACTGATTATTGCTGGGCAGATCAAACACCAGGAGCTAAGCCAGAAACTGGGCGAAATGGACGCTAATCCATCGGCTTATCAGGACTATGAAATTGCCGACATGAGAGATTACGTGAACCGCTTGGATAAGCGCCTCGCCGATATGAAAGTGGTGCGCTTCATCATGCTGCAATCACTTGCGCAAATACGGGTAGTACAAAGCAACAATACCTCCATTGCCGAAAAGGCGCAGTCTATAGTATCAACCACCATTCCGGTCTGGAAAAACCAGCTTACCATAGCTGTGGCTTTAAACAGGCAAAAGGAAAATGTGGAGATGCAAAAAAAGATATCAGACACCACCAATACCATTTTGCAAAAGAACGCCGAGCTATTGAAACAAAACAGTATTGATGTAGCTCGCGAAAATGAGAAAACAGTGGTATCTATTGATACACTAAAGCGCACCACCCAATCGTTAATTGAAACGCTTAACGAGGTAAAACAAATACACGAGCAAGGCGCCCAAAACCGCAAAGTGCTGAACACCGAATTGCAAAACCTGGAAACTGAACTTAAAAAGACAGTGACCAATGCAGGCTAG
- a CDS encoding TerD family protein: MAINLEKGQRINLQKVNGSKLQNICVGINWGAIEKKGLFGIGGSKEAVDLDASCALFNGSKQLEEVVYFGNLKSKNGAVKHSGDDLTGDMGGDDGLDNEVITLDLSQLSPSTEYAAFVLNSFRGHDFGKIPFASIRIYEGTPKRVNEVFAKYDIANGANFAGHVSMVMGVFYKRNGEWKFNAIGEPTKDKKLEETVKTVMQQYL; this comes from the coding sequence ATGGCAATTAATTTAGAAAAAGGGCAGCGCATTAATCTTCAAAAAGTTAATGGAAGCAAACTGCAAAATATATGCGTAGGTATTAACTGGGGTGCTATAGAAAAGAAAGGTCTTTTTGGTATAGGTGGTTCTAAAGAAGCCGTAGACCTGGATGCCAGCTGTGCTTTGTTCAATGGTTCAAAACAACTGGAAGAAGTGGTTTACTTTGGCAATTTGAAATCGAAAAACGGCGCTGTGAAACATAGTGGCGATGATTTAACCGGCGATATGGGTGGCGATGACGGCCTCGATAACGAAGTAATTACGCTCGATCTTTCGCAGCTTAGCCCAAGTACCGAGTATGCCGCCTTTGTTTTAAACAGTTTTCGCGGGCATGATTTTGGCAAAATTCCTTTTGCCTCAATTCGCATTTATGAAGGAACACCTAAACGGGTTAACGAAGTGTTTGCCAAATATGACATTGCCAACGGCGCCAACTTTGCAGGCCACGTATCTATGGTAATGGGTGTTTTTTACAAACGTAACGGCGAATGGAAATTTAATGCCATTGGCGAACCTACCAAAGACAAAAAACTGGAAGAGACCGTAAAAACGGTAATGCAGCAATATCTATAA
- a CDS encoding TerD family protein, producing MAINLQKGQREAINAPKFVIGLGWDTNSTSTGTAFDLDASVFVLGDNKKLLSDESLVFYNNLASPDGAVEHTGDNLTGDGDGDDEQIRVDLSKIDPRATEVCIVVTIHDADNRRQNFGQVRNSFIRIFDAVSNTDLLKYELEEDFSIETAVEFGRIYKRNNEWKFEAVGAGMKGGLQDYLNKYN from the coding sequence ATGGCAATTAACTTGCAAAAAGGCCAGCGCGAAGCAATCAATGCACCTAAGTTTGTAATTGGTTTGGGCTGGGATACTAACAGCACTTCAACCGGTACGGCATTTGACCTGGATGCATCTGTATTTGTTTTAGGCGATAACAAAAAGCTTCTGTCTGACGAGAGCCTGGTATTTTACAACAACCTGGCATCACCTGATGGCGCGGTGGAACACACCGGTGATAACCTTACCGGAGACGGCGATGGTGATGATGAGCAGATCAGAGTTGACCTGTCAAAAATAGACCCGCGTGCTACCGAGGTATGTATTGTTGTAACCATACATGATGCCGACAACCGCCGCCAAAACTTTGGTCAGGTACGCAATTCTTTCATCCGCATTTTTGACGCCGTTAGCAATACCGATTTATTGAAATACGAGCTCGAAGAAGATTTTTCGATAGAAACAGCAGTTGAGTTTGGCAGGATTTACAAACGTAACAACGAATGGAAATTTGAAGCCGTAGGTGCAGGCATGAAAGGCGGATTACAAGACTACTTAAACAAATACAACTAA
- a CDS encoding phosphoribosyltransferase family protein yields the protein MKHHIYSLHKIHSSTSFGFEAADYSRFKFGDDAVAAQYGKALADGFVNNVLAPQNISNQLVIISSPYSFIPTATFALKNHFVSQLNRWLAANQLPVVQETKVHRTITYKEDYGALDAEQRMNLISNDSFHIDAEFLKGKVLVFLDDIKITGSHERMIAKMITEYSLQNEVYMLYFAELANSTIHPNIENYLNYHEVKTIFDLDKIINSGHFCANTRMVKYILNYNHADFCIFIDYQTRPFINQLFDLALGNSYHTMDNYSLNLSYIKNYLFNNHNKLAQHGN from the coding sequence ATGAAACACCACATTTATTCCCTTCATAAAATACACAGCAGCACTAGCTTTGGCTTTGAGGCTGCCGATTATAGCCGCTTTAAATTTGGAGATGATGCCGTTGCCGCGCAATATGGCAAGGCCCTGGCCGATGGGTTTGTAAATAATGTGCTGGCACCACAAAATATCAGTAATCAGTTGGTGATTATATCAAGCCCGTACTCGTTCATACCAACGGCTACTTTTGCCCTTAAAAATCATTTTGTGTCGCAGCTTAACCGCTGGCTGGCGGCAAACCAGTTGCCTGTGGTGCAGGAAACCAAGGTACACCGTACCATTACTTACAAAGAAGATTATGGTGCGCTGGATGCCGAGCAGCGCATGAATCTCATAAGTAATGACTCGTTCCACATCGATGCCGAATTTTTAAAGGGAAAGGTGCTTGTTTTTTTAGATGATATTAAAATAACGGGTAGCCATGAGCGCATGATCGCTAAAATGATAACCGAATATAGCCTGCAAAATGAGGTGTATATGCTGTATTTTGCAGAACTGGCCAATAGCACTATACATCCCAACATTGAAAATTATCTAAATTATCACGAAGTAAAAACCATTTTCGACCTGGATAAGATCATTAACAGTGGTCATTTTTGTGCAAATACACGCATGGTAAAGTATATTTTAAATTATAACCATGCCGATTTTTGCATATTTATAGATTACCAAACCAGGCCGTTTATTAATCAGCTTTTTGATCTGGCCCTTGGAAATAGCTATCATACTATGGATAATTATTCTCTAAATTTGAGCTACATAAAAAACTACTTATTTAACAACCACAATAAATTAGCACAACATGGCAATTAA
- a CDS encoding HAD-IA family hydrolase: MPAYKHYSFDLWLTLIRSNPLFKKHRSVFFHNHFNFKYIPLEHVEHIFRTVDIMCNGINERTGKNIDAEEMYLMVISLMNENQVNLHDIDVPALYQQMENLVFDYLPQVYCNSTAAVLSNLKMQGFTTNILSNTGFIKGVTLRKVLRELDIDQHFDFQIYSDEAGMSKPNPALFQLMIEQAMAIKPLELANILHIGDNPRADVAGAQAVGLAARLINSNNETIVNLTHHETPHLFPS; the protein is encoded by the coding sequence ATGCCTGCCTATAAACACTACTCGTTTGATCTTTGGCTAACGCTTATTAGATCTAACCCGCTATTCAAAAAGCATCGTAGTGTGTTTTTTCACAACCATTTTAACTTTAAATATATACCACTTGAGCATGTAGAGCATATTTTCAGGACCGTAGATATAATGTGCAACGGCATTAACGAACGCACCGGAAAAAACATAGACGCCGAAGAAATGTACCTTATGGTTATCAGCCTGATGAATGAAAATCAGGTGAACCTGCATGATATAGATGTACCTGCGCTTTATCAGCAAATGGAAAACCTGGTGTTTGATTATTTACCTCAAGTTTATTGTAACAGCACGGCTGCCGTTTTATCTAATCTTAAAATGCAGGGTTTCACTACCAATATTTTAAGTAATACAGGGTTTATTAAAGGCGTAACCTTGCGTAAGGTGCTTCGGGAGTTAGATATAGATCAGCATTTTGATTTTCAGATTTACTCTGATGAGGCGGGCATGTCTAAACCAAACCCGGCACTGTTTCAACTTATGATAGAACAGGCAATGGCTATAAAACCGTTGGAATTAGCCAACATACTACACATTGGTGACAACCCCAGGGCAGATGTTGCCGGGGCCCAGGCTGTTGGCTTAGCTGCCCGGCTCATTAACTCAAACAATGAAACCATTGTAAACCTAACCCATCATGAAACACCACATTTATTCCCTTCATAA
- a CDS encoding cupin domain-containing protein, whose translation MIPTLTVISIAATAQGTEVYKNVPLSLVNNHVVRLGVMTEPFYWHYHLNSDETFLVTEGAIYIELENQTVELAAGQLFTVPANVKHCTRPKGNRSVNLTFELADMQTVKC comes from the coding sequence ATGATACCAACCTTAACCGTAATTAGTATTGCTGCAACAGCGCAAGGAACCGAAGTATATAAAAACGTTCCGCTATCGCTGGTTAATAATCATGTGGTGCGGCTTGGCGTAATGACAGAGCCCTTCTACTGGCATTATCATCTAAACAGCGATGAGACCTTTCTGGTAACTGAGGGTGCTATTTATATTGAACTGGAGAACCAAACCGTAGAGTTAGCAGCCGGGCAATTATTTACGGTACCTGCAAATGTAAAACACTGCACACGCCCTAAAGGTAACAGGTCCGTTAATCTTACGTTTGAACTGGCAGACATGCAAACTGTTAAATGTTAA